A genome region from Geobacter pickeringii includes the following:
- a CDS encoding response regulator transcription factor, protein MHLLVIEDEKKVAEALRKGLEAEQYRVTVAHTGEEGFFQLNADVFDLVILDLMLPGRDGIEVLTTLRRRGFEAPVLILSARDAVEDRVLGLDSGADDYLVKPFAFPELLARIRLLLRRGRNDQAATLMLADLEIEPMTRRVTRDGAPLDLTGREYELLEYLVRHHGRIVSREMLARDIWQVRERSTPLDNVIDVHIARLRRKVDGEREPKLIRTVRGIGFIIQEDLP, encoded by the coding sequence ATGCATCTGCTGGTAATCGAAGACGAAAAGAAGGTCGCCGAAGCCCTCCGGAAGGGACTCGAGGCGGAACAGTACCGGGTGACGGTGGCGCACACCGGCGAAGAGGGATTCTTCCAGCTCAACGCCGACGTATTCGACCTGGTGATCCTCGACCTGATGCTTCCCGGCAGGGACGGGATCGAGGTCCTGACCACCCTGCGCCGGCGCGGCTTCGAGGCGCCGGTGCTGATCCTCTCGGCCCGGGATGCGGTGGAAGACCGGGTGCTGGGGCTCGACAGCGGGGCGGACGATTACCTGGTGAAGCCCTTCGCCTTTCCCGAACTCCTTGCCCGGATCAGGCTCCTGCTCCGCCGCGGACGGAACGACCAGGCTGCCACGCTGATGCTGGCCGATCTGGAGATAGAGCCCATGACCCGCAGGGTGACCCGGGACGGAGCGCCTCTCGACCTGACCGGCCGGGAATACGAACTGCTCGAATACCTGGTCCGCCACCACGGCCGCATCGTCTCCCGCGAGATGCTGGCCCGGGACATCTGGCAGGTGCGGGAGCGCTCCACCCCCCTCGACAACGTCATCGACGTCCACATCGCCCGGCTGCGGCGCAAGGTGGACGGGGAGCGGGAGCCGAAGCTGATCAGAACCGTGCGCGGCATCGGCTTCATCATCCAGGAGGATCTCCCATGA
- a CDS encoding sensor histidine kinase, with protein MKRPSVRIRLTLWYSAILACIILGFALGIYLFLQASLTHQIDGQLERDFATVARVVRDEPNEMNELAQHGSVALFQVTEGSDVVAGTDDWNRAGLEKAPPAPGSPSRSWSAPTGLRYRLKEGVVATIGHTYLVRVAGDGQAMAHALESLALILLIGIPGTLVAASAGGYFLASRALSPVAAMAAKAREITAERLSERLAVTNPDDEFGQLAAVFNETLARLEDSFGRMRRFTADASHELRTPLTALRSVGEVGMRDTADGAACREVIGSMLEEADRLTKLVDSLLTLSRADSGAAPLSRERTDLSALAAEVVDCLQVLAEENGQSLLLEGGEPLFAGVDRTTLRQSLMNLVDNAIRYTPGGGHIRVVTGRSAAGDITLEVADDGPGIPALHRERIFDRFYRIDTGRSPEAGGTGLGLAIARWGAEANGGRIELESEEGRGSTFRIVVPPAR; from the coding sequence ATGAAAAGGCCCAGCGTGCGCATCCGGCTGACCCTCTGGTACTCGGCGATCCTGGCCTGCATCATTCTCGGCTTTGCGCTTGGCATCTACCTTTTTCTCCAGGCAAGCCTCACGCACCAGATCGACGGCCAGCTGGAACGGGACTTCGCCACCGTCGCCCGGGTCGTCCGGGACGAGCCGAACGAGATGAACGAACTTGCCCAGCATGGGTCGGTCGCCCTCTTCCAGGTGACCGAGGGGAGCGATGTCGTCGCCGGGACCGACGACTGGAACCGCGCCGGCCTGGAGAAAGCCCCCCCCGCCCCCGGCTCCCCCTCCCGGTCATGGAGCGCCCCCACCGGGCTCCGGTATCGGCTCAAGGAGGGGGTGGTGGCCACCATCGGCCATACCTACCTCGTACGGGTCGCCGGGGACGGACAGGCCATGGCGCACGCCCTGGAAAGCCTGGCGCTCATCCTCCTCATCGGCATTCCCGGCACCCTCGTGGCAGCCTCCGCCGGCGGTTATTTCCTGGCAAGCCGCGCCCTCTCGCCGGTGGCCGCCATGGCGGCCAAGGCGCGGGAGATCACCGCGGAGCGCCTCTCCGAGCGGCTTGCCGTGACCAACCCGGACGACGAGTTCGGCCAGCTGGCGGCGGTCTTCAACGAGACCCTCGCCCGGCTCGAAGACTCCTTCGGCCGGATGCGGCGCTTCACCGCCGATGCCTCCCACGAGCTGAGAACCCCCCTGACCGCCCTCAGGAGCGTGGGGGAAGTGGGGATGCGCGATACGGCCGACGGGGCCGCCTGCCGGGAGGTGATCGGGAGCATGCTGGAGGAGGCGGACCGGCTCACGAAGCTGGTCGACAGCCTCCTGACCCTGAGCCGGGCCGATTCGGGCGCCGCCCCCCTCTCCCGCGAACGGACCGATCTCTCGGCGCTGGCGGCGGAGGTCGTCGACTGCCTCCAGGTCCTGGCGGAGGAGAACGGCCAGAGCCTGCTGCTTGAGGGGGGAGAACCGCTCTTTGCCGGGGTCGACCGGACGACGCTGCGGCAATCGCTGATGAACCTGGTGGATAACGCCATCCGCTACACCCCCGGGGGGGGGCATATCCGGGTGGTGACCGGCCGCTCGGCGGCGGGAGACATCACCCTGGAGGTGGCCGACGACGGGCCGGGAATCCCGGCGCTCCATCGGGAGAGGATTTTCGACCGTTTTTACCGGATCGACACGGGGCGCTCCCCGGAGGCGGGGGGGACCGGCCTGGGGCTCGCCATCGCCCGATGGGGAGCAGAGGCGAACGGCGGCCGGATTGAGCTGGAAAGCGAGGAAGGGCGCGGCAGCACCTTCAGGATTGTGGTGCCGCCGGCCCGATGA
- a CDS encoding CxxxxCH/CxxCH domain-containing protein has translation MKRTVRSGILAGVAALLALATAAGAQEMQFPEGTATPSETCGGCHKAIYREFAFGFGSDITYKPTTIPAKPGEKLDLPATVSATATAHAFAGVEPYPIHSREAEEEGKSCNVCHYPEPFAIPDMNVPEMTKPKARPKGKEAVGITCASCHLTPEGKIRGPYDVKGPHATVADPAIQTSAMCAYCHSMGKRVPGKQTQTFLEWRDDFNKPGLGKQQCQDCHMPRTMRKVAEGSDTPERAVARHLWTGGRSQQRLASALSLVASQPAAGKSDLAFHVINVGAGHSVPTGSNRRAIYLNVQVLDKKGKQVATKEWMFAPWYGPRPDDRKFLEEDKKRPDAVAAMQADAQGLHEPIIRAGEERILPWAPELKPGEYTVKARLIYDLNRYNDRSFTEDQTEINSTTLAIGVKKP, from the coding sequence ATGAAACGTACCGTCAGATCAGGAATCCTGGCCGGCGTGGCGGCGCTGCTGGCGCTTGCCACCGCTGCCGGGGCGCAGGAGATGCAGTTCCCGGAAGGGACCGCCACCCCGTCGGAGACATGCGGCGGATGCCACAAGGCGATCTATCGCGAATTCGCCTTCGGCTTCGGGAGCGACATCACCTACAAGCCGACCACCATCCCGGCGAAGCCGGGCGAAAAGCTCGACCTCCCCGCCACCGTATCGGCCACCGCCACCGCCCACGCCTTCGCCGGCGTCGAGCCCTACCCCATCCACAGCCGGGAGGCGGAGGAGGAAGGGAAATCGTGCAACGTCTGCCACTACCCGGAGCCCTTCGCGATCCCCGACATGAACGTCCCGGAGATGACCAAGCCGAAGGCCCGCCCCAAGGGGAAAGAGGCCGTCGGGATCACCTGCGCCAGCTGCCACCTGACCCCCGAGGGGAAGATCCGGGGACCGTACGACGTCAAGGGCCCCCATGCAACGGTCGCCGACCCCGCCATCCAGACCTCGGCCATGTGCGCCTACTGCCACAGCATGGGGAAACGGGTGCCCGGCAAGCAGACCCAGACCTTCCTGGAGTGGCGTGACGACTTCAACAAGCCGGGGCTCGGCAAGCAGCAGTGCCAGGATTGCCACATGCCGAGAACCATGCGCAAGGTCGCCGAAGGCTCCGACACCCCCGAGCGGGCCGTGGCGCGCCACCTCTGGACCGGCGGCCGCTCGCAGCAGCGGCTGGCAAGCGCCCTCAGCCTCGTGGCCAGCCAGCCGGCCGCCGGGAAGTCCGATCTCGCCTTCCACGTAATCAACGTCGGCGCCGGTCACTCGGTCCCCACCGGCTCCAACCGCCGGGCGATCTACCTGAACGTGCAAGTGCTCGACAAGAAAGGGAAGCAGGTGGCGACCAAGGAGTGGATGTTCGCCCCGTGGTACGGCCCCCGCCCCGACGACCGCAAGTTCCTGGAAGAGGACAAGAAGCGCCCCGATGCCGTGGCCGCCATGCAGGCCGACGCCCAGGGGCTCCACGAGCCGATCATCCGTGCCGGCGAAGAGCGGATCCTGCCGTGGGCGCCGGAGCTGAAGCCGGGCGAATACACCGTCAAGGCCCGTCTGATCTATGACCTGAACCGCTACAACGACCGCTCGTTCACCGAGGACCAGACGGAGATCAACAGCACGACCCTCGCCATCGGCGTGAAGAAACCGTAG
- a CDS encoding RCKP-type rubredoxin-like domain-containing protein translates to MATWKCSTCGFTKEGRCKPQKCPQCLEKGNFEKQE, encoded by the coding sequence ATGGCTACGTGGAAATGCTCGACCTGCGGATTCACCAAAGAGGGGCGGTGCAAGCCGCAGAAATGTCCCCAGTGCCTGGAAAAGGGGAATTTCGAGAAACAGGAGTAG
- a CDS encoding M16 family metallopeptidase, with product MNIVKRSVLIVLAAVLLPVAAGAAEPKKADPRTMTFAPLKFEVPKSERAVLSNGMVVHMIADRELPLVSMTAYVNAGSIYEPAGKVGLAGLAGAVMRSGGTKELSPEQLDGELEFMASSVESAIGAEMGTVSLSSLKRNLPRTLELFSQVLRTPAFRQERVELARNRTIEALRRQNDDSKEIADREFQKALYPNHPLGRVPTIGTVTAITRDDLVAFHARYFRPNNVILAVAGDFDPKEMVALLEKVFAGWKPDAVEFPAVAAPAPEVKPAVLIARKEVNQTAIRMGHLGIDKNNPDLYAIRVMDYILGGGFTSRLMTKVRSNEGLAYNVHAAFDVGRRFVGTFEAETETKSETTAKAIGLMRDIIAGMTKDPVSDQELALAKNAIINSFIFGFARADVVANQRARLEFFGYPDGYLEKYRDNIARVTKDDVLRVARRYLHPDGMVTVVVGDEKKFDRPLATFGTVEEITLENNTGKGGK from the coding sequence ATGAATATCGTGAAACGATCTGTACTCATTGTCCTTGCCGCCGTTCTTCTCCCCGTCGCCGCCGGCGCCGCGGAGCCGAAGAAGGCCGACCCCCGCACCATGACCTTCGCGCCGCTGAAGTTCGAGGTGCCGAAGAGCGAGCGGGCCGTCCTATCCAACGGCATGGTCGTCCATATGATTGCCGACCGGGAGCTGCCGCTGGTGAGCATGACCGCCTACGTCAACGCGGGAAGCATCTATGAGCCGGCCGGCAAGGTGGGGCTGGCGGGGCTTGCCGGCGCGGTGATGCGCAGCGGCGGGACGAAGGAGCTCTCCCCCGAGCAGCTCGACGGGGAGCTGGAATTCATGGCCTCCTCCGTGGAGTCGGCCATCGGCGCCGAGATGGGGACCGTCTCCCTCTCCTCCCTCAAGCGGAACCTTCCCCGGACCCTGGAGCTGTTCTCCCAGGTGCTGCGGACCCCCGCCTTCCGCCAGGAGCGGGTCGAGCTCGCCCGGAACCGGACCATCGAGGCGCTGCGCCGCCAGAACGACGACTCCAAGGAGATCGCCGACCGGGAGTTCCAGAAGGCGCTCTACCCGAACCATCCCCTGGGGCGCGTCCCCACCATCGGGACGGTGACGGCCATTACCCGCGACGACCTGGTCGCCTTCCACGCCCGGTACTTCCGCCCCAACAACGTGATTCTCGCCGTGGCGGGGGATTTCGATCCGAAGGAGATGGTGGCGCTCCTGGAGAAGGTCTTTGCCGGCTGGAAGCCCGATGCGGTGGAGTTCCCCGCCGTCGCCGCGCCGGCGCCGGAGGTGAAGCCGGCGGTGCTGATCGCCCGCAAGGAGGTGAACCAGACGGCCATCCGGATGGGGCACCTGGGGATCGACAAGAACAACCCCGATCTCTACGCCATCCGGGTGATGGATTACATCCTCGGCGGTGGCTTCACCTCGCGGTTGATGACCAAGGTCCGCTCCAACGAGGGGCTCGCCTACAACGTCCACGCTGCCTTCGACGTGGGGCGGCGCTTCGTCGGCACCTTCGAGGCCGAGACCGAGACCAAGAGCGAGACCACGGCCAAGGCCATCGGCCTCATGCGCGACATCATCGCAGGCATGACGAAGGACCCGGTCAGCGACCAGGAGCTGGCCCTCGCCAAGAACGCCATCATCAACTCGTTCATCTTCGGCTTCGCCCGGGCCGACGTGGTGGCGAACCAGCGGGCGCGCCTCGAGTTCTTCGGCTATCCCGACGGCTATCTTGAGAAATACCGCGACAACATCGCCCGGGTGACGAAGGACGACGTCCTGCGGGTGGCGCGGCGCTACCTGCACCCCGACGGGATGGTGACCGTCGTGGTGGGGGACGAGAAGAAGTTCGACCGGCCGCTGGCGACATTCGGCACGGTGGAGGAGATCACGCTGGAGAACAACACCGGAAAGGGAGGAAAGTGA
- a CDS encoding M16 family metallopeptidase, translating to MKTVRFVVCFMMMLLSLPAFGAGLEERVREHTLKNGMKLLMVERHTSPTVAAWIRFRVGSVDERSDERGLAHLLEHMLFKGTRTLGTKDYAAEKPVLEKIEETALALTAEKAKGDKADGAKVAELAKRLKELEAEGEKYVVKEEFAEIYARNGGTGYNAMTGKDGTTYLINMPSNKLELWAAIESDRMQNAVLREFYTERDVVMEERRRSYDTEPGSKLWEEFVAVAFHAHPYGQPTIGWPSDIMNLTRTKAEKFYRDYYKPSNAIIALVGDLDPEKTIALVERYFGPVPPGTPVAPVSAIEPEQVGERRVEVIADASPEFLVGFRKPTIGSPDDYVFDVIDMILADGRTSRLYRKLVVEKQLATEVSSFAGPGSRYPNLFVVAASTRAPHTVAEAELAIDEELERLKKEPVSGRELQQILNKLEFEESRQMLSNGGLARNLTEYEAVAGTWRYLIEHRQKVARVTPDDVIRVAKKYFTRENRTVGFITKKAEN from the coding sequence ATGAAAACGGTAAGATTCGTTGTGTGCTTCATGATGATGCTCCTCTCCCTCCCGGCCTTCGGCGCCGGGCTGGAGGAGCGGGTGCGGGAGCATACCCTGAAGAACGGGATGAAGCTCCTGATGGTGGAACGCCACACCTCTCCCACGGTGGCCGCCTGGATCCGCTTCCGCGTCGGGAGCGTGGACGAGCGGAGCGACGAGCGGGGGCTTGCCCACCTTTTGGAGCATATGCTCTTCAAGGGGACCAGGACCCTCGGGACGAAGGACTATGCCGCCGAGAAGCCGGTGCTGGAGAAGATCGAGGAGACGGCCCTCGCCCTCACCGCCGAGAAGGCGAAGGGTGACAAGGCGGACGGCGCGAAGGTGGCGGAGCTGGCGAAGCGGCTCAAGGAGCTGGAGGCCGAGGGGGAGAAATACGTCGTCAAGGAGGAGTTCGCCGAGATCTACGCGCGAAACGGCGGCACCGGCTACAACGCCATGACCGGCAAGGACGGCACCACCTATCTCATCAACATGCCGTCCAACAAGCTGGAGCTCTGGGCCGCCATCGAGAGCGACCGGATGCAGAATGCCGTGCTCCGCGAGTTCTACACCGAGCGGGACGTGGTGATGGAGGAGCGGCGCCGCTCCTACGACACCGAGCCAGGGTCGAAGCTCTGGGAGGAGTTCGTGGCCGTCGCCTTCCACGCCCATCCCTACGGACAACCGACCATCGGCTGGCCCTCCGACATCATGAACCTGACCCGGACCAAGGCGGAGAAGTTCTACCGGGATTACTACAAGCCGAGCAACGCCATCATCGCCCTGGTGGGGGACCTGGACCCGGAGAAGACCATCGCCCTGGTGGAGCGGTATTTCGGCCCGGTGCCGCCGGGAACCCCCGTGGCTCCCGTCTCGGCCATCGAGCCGGAGCAGGTGGGGGAGCGGCGCGTCGAGGTGATCGCCGATGCCAGCCCCGAGTTCCTCGTCGGCTTCCGCAAGCCGACCATCGGCTCCCCCGACGATTACGTCTTCGACGTGATCGACATGATCCTTGCCGACGGCCGGACCTCGCGCCTCTACCGGAAGCTCGTGGTGGAGAAGCAGCTCGCCACCGAGGTCTCCAGCTTTGCGGGGCCCGGCAGCCGCTATCCCAACCTGTTCGTCGTCGCCGCCTCCACCCGCGCCCCCCACACGGTGGCCGAGGCGGAGCTGGCCATCGACGAGGAGCTGGAGCGGCTGAAGAAGGAGCCGGTCTCCGGCCGGGAGCTCCAGCAGATCCTCAACAAGCTGGAGTTTGAGGAGAGCCGCCAGATGCTCTCCAACGGCGGCCTCGCCCGCAACCTGACGGAGTACGAGGCGGTGGCCGGCACCTGGCGCTACCTGATCGAGCACCGGCAGAAGGTGGCCAGGGTCACCCCCGACGACGTCATCCGGGTGGCGAAGAAGTACTTCACCCGCGAGAACCGGACCGTCGGGTTCATCACGAAGAAGGCCGAGAACTGA
- the relB gene encoding type II toxin-antitoxin system RelB family antitoxin, with product MLAVRLDQNTESRLDRLAKETHRSKSYFVKRAITTFLDEMEDKLIAVARLEQENPTFLTSDELWRELGWDKPAEKPKRQRK from the coding sequence ATGCTTGCCGTACGCCTTGACCAGAATACTGAATCTCGACTCGACCGATTAGCAAAAGAAACCCATCGTTCCAAGTCATATTTTGTGAAGCGGGCAATTACCACTTTTCTTGATGAAATGGAAGACAAGCTAATTGCCGTTGCCCGTCTTGAACAGGAGAACCCTACCTTTCTGACAAGTGATGAACTCTGGCGCGAACTTGGATGGGACAAACCGGCTGAAAAACCCAAGCGTCAGAGGAAATGA
- a CDS encoding type II toxin-antitoxin system RelE family toxin, which translates to MPVYTVLWEKGTKHDLKTLGRKAAEHIREAVETKLAHDPRQGKQLQGDFKPPLWSYRTGVYRVIYTITDSELVIWVVRVGHRKEVYRKL; encoded by the coding sequence ATGCCTGTCTATACCGTCCTCTGGGAAAAGGGGACCAAACACGATCTTAAGACCCTCGGTCGTAAGGCTGCCGAACATATCCGTGAAGCGGTTGAGACCAAACTGGCGCATGATCCTCGTCAGGGTAAGCAGTTGCAGGGGGACTTCAAGCCACCTCTTTGGAGTTACCGAACTGGAGTTTATCGCGTAATCTACACCATTACAGATTCCGAGCTGGTGATATGGGTTGTGAGGGTTGGGCACCGTAAGGAGGTTTACCGGAAACTTTAG
- a CDS encoding helix-turn-helix domain-containing protein — protein sequence MAKHLSELIKKVDPTVVAAARAKADEEIFELRLAQLRQTVEMSQHDLAVALGISQPSVANLEKRGHEVKISSLKRYVEALGGKLSLDVELADGRHIGINV from the coding sequence ATGGCAAAGCACCTTTCGGAGTTAATAAAAAAAGTAGACCCGACTGTAGTCGCAGCAGCGCGTGCTAAAGCGGATGAGGAAATTTTCGAGCTTCGCCTTGCTCAGCTACGTCAAACCGTTGAGATGTCGCAGCATGATCTTGCGGTAGCCCTTGGAATATCGCAACCCTCCGTGGCCAACCTCGAAAAACGCGGTCATGAGGTCAAGATTTCTTCTCTGAAGCGATACGTAGAGGCACTTGGTGGCAAACTGTCTCTGGATGTCGAACTGGCGGACGGTCGTCACATCGGCATAAACGTCTAG
- a CDS encoding type II toxin-antitoxin system RelE/ParE family toxin, producing MAWKVVTVEYFDDWFLSLNASEQQDVLAAIFVLEQYGPTLGRPHVDSLKGTDKVKNLKELRVQRKGKPYRVFFAFDPLRQAVMLCGGDKTGNKQFYETMVPIAEREFLNYLQELE from the coding sequence ATGGCTTGGAAAGTTGTAACGGTCGAATACTTCGATGATTGGTTTCTGAGCTTGAATGCTTCGGAACAACAAGATGTGTTGGCAGCCATATTCGTTCTTGAGCAATACGGCCCGACGTTGGGCAGGCCACACGTTGACAGTCTCAAGGGCACTGACAAGGTAAAGAACCTAAAAGAACTCCGCGTGCAACGCAAAGGTAAACCATACCGTGTCTTTTTCGCCTTTGACCCTCTCCGCCAAGCAGTGATGCTCTGCGGCGGAGACAAAACCGGAAACAAGCAATTCTACGAAACCATGGTCCCTATTGCAGAGCGTGAGTTTCTGAACTATCTGCAAGAACTGGAGTGA
- a CDS encoding MlaD family protein translates to MKRSDNIAWSQLRGGVFILAALAFFAGGVLIMGDKTKFFVPKGQLSVIMTDVAGLKVGAPVWLAGVDVGIVTDIRFERPDTANDVEVALEVERTALRKIGEDSVISVKTRGLLGEKYVDITPSMTVHHTPVTRLHGTPMPKIDDVVQKAGQAFDRVNAIVAKTERGEGTLGRFANDPKLYDNLVRLTGELNAVAVSVNRGEGTLGMLNKSREPYDKLVRILNRADDTLHDIQSSGGTMSKLLHDRELYDKLVALADKSVQAAEDVRELNRKLTSKESTVGKLLGDREFYDRGIALIDRADRSMTSLEEVTDRLKRGEGTAGKLLSDKELYDKLNRMVSDLDVLVKDIKENPKRYVKFSLF, encoded by the coding sequence ATGAAACGAAGCGACAACATCGCGTGGTCCCAGTTGCGGGGCGGGGTATTCATCCTTGCCGCCCTGGCGTTTTTCGCCGGCGGGGTTCTCATCATGGGGGACAAGACCAAATTTTTCGTCCCCAAGGGGCAGCTCTCGGTCATCATGACCGATGTGGCGGGGCTCAAGGTGGGGGCGCCGGTCTGGCTCGCCGGGGTGGACGTCGGGATCGTGACCGACATCCGGTTCGAGCGCCCCGACACCGCCAACGACGTGGAGGTGGCCCTGGAGGTGGAGCGGACCGCCCTCCGGAAGATCGGGGAGGATTCGGTCATCAGCGTCAAGACCCGGGGGCTCCTGGGCGAGAAATACGTCGACATCACCCCGAGCATGACGGTTCACCACACCCCCGTCACCCGGCTCCACGGCACCCCGATGCCGAAGATCGACGACGTGGTGCAGAAGGCGGGGCAGGCCTTCGACCGGGTGAACGCCATCGTGGCCAAGACCGAGCGGGGGGAAGGGACCCTCGGCCGGTTCGCCAACGACCCGAAGCTCTACGACAACCTCGTGCGGCTCACCGGCGAGCTGAACGCCGTGGCCGTCTCGGTCAACCGGGGGGAGGGAACCCTCGGGATGCTCAACAAGAGCCGCGAGCCCTACGACAAGCTGGTCCGGATCCTGAACCGCGCCGACGACACCCTCCATGACATCCAGTCCTCCGGCGGGACCATGAGCAAGCTCCTCCACGACCGCGAGCTCTACGACAAGCTCGTCGCCCTGGCGGACAAGAGCGTCCAGGCCGCCGAAGACGTGCGGGAGCTGAACCGCAAGCTCACCTCCAAAGAGAGCACCGTCGGCAAGCTCCTCGGCGACCGCGAGTTCTACGACCGGGGGATCGCCCTCATCGACCGGGCCGACCGCTCCATGACCTCCCTGGAGGAAGTGACCGACCGGCTCAAGCGCGGGGAAGGGACCGCCGGCAAGCTCCTCTCCGACAAGGAGCTGTACGACAAGCTCAACCGGATGGTGAGCGACCTGGATGTGCTGGTGAAGGACATCAAGGAAAATCCGAAGCGGTATGTGAAGTTCTCGCTGTTCTGA